DNA from Prunus dulcis unplaced genomic scaffold, ALMONDv2, whole genome shotgun sequence:
ACAACAAGACTCTCgtttattatttgtttacttttctttCAGTAAAGACTAACGCATTTCCAATAAATAACTCGGCGTTTGGTTACTAACAGAGAATTGACAGCACTTTCATACATGCACACCGATACaaacccaagaaaaagaaaccaaacgCAATAAGAGCATCTCTAACAGATATGTCAAACATGTCACATAGATATTTAATAGTTAAAAATAATGTCTCACATCACTCTAACTGATATGTTAAAGCTGATGTGGAATGAAGGCTAGaggttgagatgttatttttgacatcccaAAAATAAGatgtcaaataaatattttattatttgttcttttctttttattttaattaaaaatgaattaatactaaaatataataaaataataatttaatatgacaTATCGGATAAAGTGTAGAGCTGTGTAAGCTGTCAAATTGTCACATtagccatcaaatttaaatttaatatttggtATTTGACATTTCTTTTGAAGATGCTCTAAAATTGACAGGAAATTCGAATACCATGCAAAACTCGGAAATTTACAAGACGCTCTTTTGTTTGTCTACTTTTGCTTTTAGTGAAAAGACTTTTGCATTCAACGCGCTTTGCAAAAGACATTTTACTCCTCGTTTGATTTATGAATACCAAATTATTCTAAGAAATAATTTCCCCACAATATCtacaaaaagaaacagaagagTTTTCttatcaaataatttcaaatctgtactttttgttttttgttttctattatatAATCTTCGCATCATCTAAGATAATGGCTTGCACTCATTTATTTTGAGACTGTATTGGGCTTGGAACTAGTCCTTAAACTTGCTTATACTTTGCCCAATTATATTGCAGTCATTGGTCCTATCCTATGAGCAACACTAATAAAATAGTCTACATGTTGGATCCACACCTGACAAAAGTTCATAATCATACAGTTCTCTGCAAACTCGTTCCATTATTCAGAAACATAAATGTGTTCAAGTAAAATGCAGGGTACGTTCTATTGTGTTGAGACCAATGTAGCAGTAGAAGAACCTACGGCGGACTTTGGTGGAGAAGACAAGTAAGGCTTGGGTGGTATCTGCAAGCAATCAACGCTGCCTTCCAACATATCTATCACTTCTTTCATCGCTGGCCTGTTTGAAGGGTCTGTTTGTATGCACCACAAGCTCACTATTATCATCTTCCTTGCTCTTACTTTGTCTTCCTCATTCATTATGCTCGGCAGACCAAGTTCTTCATCAAGTTCAATACGCTTGTAAATCCAGTGTGGAAAATATATTTCACTTGTATCTTCAGCTTCGGCATTGATGTTCCTTCTTCCTCCAACCATCTCCGAAAGCATCATCCCGTAGCTATATACATCTGACTTGTGCGAGACCGCTCCAAAATTCCTACAGAATACTTCTGGAGCAATGTAGCCAGCAGTGCCTCTTGCACACGCCATTGACACAATGCTCTCTTTCATGTTGCATATCTTAGCAAGGCCAAAATCAGAGACTTTTGGTGTGAAATTTTCATCAAGAAGAATGTTATGAGGCTTGATGTCAAAATGCAGAATTCTTGCATTGCAACCCCGATGTAAATACTCCAATCCTCGAGCAATGCCGAGTGAAATTTGATCCAATTGCTCCCATCCCAAGTGATGATCATGATCTCTGTTGGGGGAATTTGCATCAAATATGAACTTCTCAAGTGAGCCGTTAGGCATGAATTCATAGATGAGAGCTTTTTCTGAAccctcaaaacaaaaccccaaCAAGCTTACTATGTTGACATGGGAAGTGCGACTAATGGCTGCCACCTCATTCATAAATTCTTCTCCATTACCTTTTAATTTGCTCAAGACCTTCACCGCTACAAGACTGCCGTCATTTGATTTTCCCTTGTATACACTACCGTAGCCCCCttttcctaatttttctttgaaggaattggtcattttcttgaCCTCCAAATAGCTATATCTTCTAACTTGAAGTGGCCCATAGCTCCTTAGAAAGGCCTCAACAATTTGACGATCTTGGCCTTGATTCTTccagaagaaaataaagctATCATATGCTAACTTTCTCTTTAAGCAGCAAACAATAACAACTAGAACCATGAGACCAGCAACTGCACCTGCTGCTGAAGAtgataaaagaaaggaaatgacaaatttatgcaatgcattttAGAATATATCAGCTAGCAttccagttttttttttctgagaAAGTCTGGCAGGCAAAAACATCCAAAGAATCACTGTTGTTCACGTGTTTTTAACTGTTTAAATTTGAGAGATGTGCTATAAAACCTccacaatcaataaaaatgTACACATTAACCAAAAACATGCAAGTGTGAGAGATCAACTTTTAACCAAGGGACTGTATGGAGTCAAATTATGAAACAGTTACAGAACAGTTTATACCAGGGGTTGCTAAATTTGATCAAGGTTATCTTTTACAGAGCATTCAATTTACTTCCCCAATGTGTTTAAGCACATAGTGCAAAACGTGGGAAAGGAGGCATTAATGAACGGTGTACACTGCAAGAAATATGGTAATATTCAAAGCTTGTTCATTTCATGTatctttagaaaagtaatcCTCTGTTGAGGGGCACTTGGGACTGATTTGATTTCCTTCCTTGGGTTCTAACAGTTGTCCCAGATGAGatcaattatatatttaacttcaGAGATGTCAATCTTACCTAGTCCTAGCTTCAATCCCAATTTAACTCCTGCAACATAAATtgcaaaatgaaatttttgttaGCTGAAGCAAAGAAGATTGAAgtggcatatatataattggcattcaacaaaaacaagatattGCATAACGATCATTTAAAAACTCATATGTActtgcgtgtgtgtgtgtgtgtttgtacCGAATACAAAGTATTTTCAACAgactctttcctttttttgagAGTTGAATCCTTTGAAGAAAGGAAATGGATAAATAACGAAGGGTCATGTAAATGCGGGAAGCATCTAATTTGATGTACATCTATTCCGATGTATATACCTTTTTCTCCAAAACATTGAAATTCTCCATGGTCATCAAGGCGGCATTCGCCTTTTCTATCATGACAACGTTTACATTCTTTTCTTAATGGCAGTTGAAGGGAAAATCTAGCAGTCAATGCAGAGAGACTGAAGGGAGGTTTAGATGGATCCGCGGGCATAAAAATGATGGTACACGATGGTCGGGGTGGGGGTAGGGAACTTCGTAAACTATGATCAGACAGAGTAGTATAGTAAGTAGCAGCCTTTGTACAGGCGTTGTTAAAATCTGTAAAGGAGAGGGTTGGTGTGGCGTTGTTGCATTTGACGAGGGTCAGATTGTGTGCGAATAATTCATAGACTGGAGAAGGGCCGGGAAGACTCAAATTGTCGAAAATTTGATCATCGCAGAAACTGTGTTCCAAGCGCTGCTGGAGCTCACTGTCATTGATAAAATTCGTATTTGCTGGAGAGATTCTCTCCAATTCATGCCAGTATCCTTCCTCTTGGATCTTCGGATGTTCGTGATCAGAACAATCAACTGTGAACAACCCGCATTCAGGAGGCTGCGTCATATTTTTGAAGGGGAACTTGACATCGCCTAGTTGATCATTACAGTGGTAGGGAGCACAGGGATTGTAGAGTTCCCTTGCTTCGGCAGAGTGAAGAACCACGAGATgagtgaggagagagaaaataaacaaagccACGGGAGCCATCGAGAAATTCCCAGCTGAACAGAAGAGCCAGAACTAAAGCACCacggaaaaagaaaaagaaaaaggatctACTTCTCAAGTTCAGAACAAGACTGCTGAATTGTTTACTTCCATTCTTGCTTCACAATATATTAAGTTCATTCTGTGTTTAACACGCTAGTTGACTTGGAAATTGGAAGGGGAAGACTCGTACAACTAGGTTGAAACTAGTGCAAGGTGGGGCTACTTTCCATGTAAAATATTGAAATCGTATGCTTGATAAACACAATGTTGATTGGTTGGCTTAAAAACAAGACTCCCATGAGGGAGTTTCCTTCTCATCTTCCCCATTGACCAGCAGTAGAAAGAAA
Protein-coding regions in this window:
- the LOC117612966 gene encoding PR5-like receptor kinase isoform X2, with protein sequence MAPVALFIFSLLTHLVVLHSAEARELYNPCAPYHCNDQLGDVKFPFKNMTQPPECGLFTVDCSDHEHPKIQEEGYWHELERISPANTNFINDSELQQRLEHSFCDDQIFDNLSLPGPSPVYELFAHNLTLVKCNNATPTLSFTDFNNACTKAATYYTTLSDHSLRSSLPPPRPSCTIIFMPADPSKPPFSLSALTARFSLQLPLRKECKRCHDRKGECRLDDHGEFQCFGEKGVKLGLKLGLGAVAGLMVLVVIVCCLKRKLAYDSFIFFWKNQGQDRQIVEAFLRSYGPLQVRRYSYLEVKKMTNSFKEKLGKGGYGSVYKGKSNDGSLVAVKVLSKLKGNGEEFMNEVAAISRTSHVNIVSLLGFCFEGSEKALIYEFMPNGSLEKFIFDANSPNRDHDHHLGWEQLDQISLGIARGLEYLHRGCNARILHFDIKPHNILLDENFTPKVSDFGLAKICNMKESIVSMACARGTAGYIAPEVFCRNFGAVSHKSDVYSYGMMLSEMVGGRRNINAEAEDTSEIYFPHWIYKRIELDEELGLPSIMNEEDKVRARKMIIVSLWCIQTDPSNRPAMKEVIDMLEGSVDCLQIPPKPYLSSPPKSAVGSSTATLVSTQ
- the LOC117612966 gene encoding PR5-like receptor kinase isoform X1, which encodes MAPVALFIFSLLTHLVVLHSAEARELYNPCAPYHCNDQLGDVKFPFKNMTQPPECGLFTVDCSDHEHPKIQEEGYWHELERISPANTNFINDSELQQRLEHSFCDDQIFDNLSLPGPSPVYELFAHNLTLVKCNNATPTLSFTDFNNACTKAATYYTTLSDHSLRSSLPPPRPSCTIIFMPADPSKPPFSLSALTARFSLQLPLRKECKRCHDRKGECRLDDHGEFQCFGEKGVKLGLKLGLAAGAVAGLMVLVVIVCCLKRKLAYDSFIFFWKNQGQDRQIVEAFLRSYGPLQVRRYSYLEVKKMTNSFKEKLGKGGYGSVYKGKSNDGSLVAVKVLSKLKGNGEEFMNEVAAISRTSHVNIVSLLGFCFEGSEKALIYEFMPNGSLEKFIFDANSPNRDHDHHLGWEQLDQISLGIARGLEYLHRGCNARILHFDIKPHNILLDENFTPKVSDFGLAKICNMKESIVSMACARGTAGYIAPEVFCRNFGAVSHKSDVYSYGMMLSEMVGGRRNINAEAEDTSEIYFPHWIYKRIELDEELGLPSIMNEEDKVRARKMIIVSLWCIQTDPSNRPAMKEVIDMLEGSVDCLQIPPKPYLSSPPKSAVGSSTATLVSTQ